A window of bacterium genomic DNA:
TTACTTCAATGATCAAGTCTTGTTGGAATTTGAGAGAGGCTGCATTGATCTGGATTCCGGCAGAGAAATGCCTGCGCCAGGGAGTGAGAGGCCGGATCGCTTTCAATTGAAGAGCGGCAAAATTGCAGCGGAATCTTGCACCATCGGAGAGGGTATTTCACAAATTCTGAGCTTTGATGTCTCAGACGAGGAACGTTATCTGGTCAGTGGCAACGAAGCAGGGGAGATTCAGTTGTGGGAGCTGGATTGGAATCTGAGTTTTTTTGATTAGAAAGGAGACCTACGATGCAACTCTTTAACAAAATGTTTGGCCCGAATATAGAGAAACTTCAGCGGAACGGTGAAGTACATAAATTGATTGATGCCCTCAGCCACAAGGATACTCAGATTCAGGTTGCCGCGATCCGTGCTCTTGGAGAACTTCGTGCGCTGCAAGCACTTCCGAAATTGATTCAACTACTAAATGCCGGGATACCGATATTAGAAGGCAAGCAGCATTCGCCTTGGGTGAATTGAAAGAGTCCGGCTCTGTTGAACCTCTAATGTTGTGTTTTCGCGATAAATCTAAAACTTATTATACAGAAGAAAAGCTTGCGATTATCCAAGCACTAGGCAAAATTAGCGATGATCGGAGCATAGATGCCTTACTGAAGATCGTAGATGATTCCGATGATGTTTGTCGTCCCGCCGCTGCAAAATCTCTAGCCGAAATGGGAGCACCGGTATTCGCAAAAGTAATTTCATACTTGCACACCACAAAATATTCTTCTTCCGGAAGAGAGTCTGCGGTTTGGATCTTGGGAGAAATCGGCGATATAAGAGCGGTTGAAAAGTTGGAAAGTATTTTCAAAGAGAGTGCTGGCAACATAAAGGAAGCGATCACGCATGCGTTACAAAGACTGGATCCTCAAGCCGCCAGGAGGACAAGAGCGAAAATCGTACCAAACTGGTATGACATTTCCAATAAGGCCAAGCATGTTTCGCAGGTTGTGATTCAAATACCAAGCGAATGCCTAATTGAACCCCGAGTTTCGAATCTTGTGGCAGCCGGCGGATTTCTAGAGGCAAAATGGGCTTTGACGGCTCTGTTCTTGAACGATGACCCCCCAGGACAAAGGACCTTTTCTGTTTGCCAAGTCAACGGGTGTTGTAGAACTTCTTCAACGTGCGAACCGTACGGATGTAGCATTTGCTTTCTATCATCTTCGCCGTGGAGGACTTTTTCAAATCATGATGAAATTGATTCCTTTGACATGCAAGCTAAGTTCCGGCGGCCCTATTTGGTGGAACACGCTCGCTGGATTGATACTAGCGAAGATTTTCGGGTCTTCGTAAGGGTGTGTAACGCATTTTCCTAATGACCGATGGGAGTGAGTGTAATTCCTGAACAACAGAGCTGGATCATGGCGATCAGGGCAG
This region includes:
- a CDS encoding HEAT repeat domain-containing protein, translated to MGELKESGSVEPLMLCFRDKSKTYYTEEKLAIIQALGKISDDRSIDALLKIVDDSDDVCRPAAAKSLAEMGAPVFAKVISYLHTTKYSSSGRESAVWILGEIGDIRAVEKLESIFKESAGNIKEAITHALQRLDPQAARRTRAKIVPNWYDISNKAKHVSQVVIQIPSECLIEPRVSNLVAAGGFLEAKWALTALFLNDDPPGQRTFSVCQVNGCCRTSSTCEPYGCSICFLSSSPWRTFSNHDEIDSFDMQAKFRRPYLVEHARWIDTSEDFRVFVRVCNAFS
- a CDS encoding HEAT repeat domain-containing protein is translated as MQLFNKMFGPNIEKLQRNGEVHKLIDALSHKDTQIQVAAIRALGELRALQALPKLIQLLNAGIPILEGKQHSPWVN